The Ignicoccus islandicus DSM 13165 sequence TCTCCATTAACTCTTCCCTTTTAGCTGTCAGGACGGTTACGGCGCTAGCTGCTACCAAACCTTTAATCAAATTCCTCCTAGTTTGACTGGTCATATCCCATCACCCCCAATTCAGTGCCTCAAGTAAGCGGCTACAGAGACTATTGCCGCTAAGACGAACAAAATTAACGTACTTGTTTGTATGAGGTCTTGCTTGTAAGGTTCGGGTCTATCGGAAGGTGGAGGCATTATACTGTCCGGTAACTTGACAGGATCGTGAGGGTCGTGACATTCAATACAAGCCCTCGCGGGCTTCTTGGTAAAGTGCGTGTAATCAGTACATTGATGGAACCAATAAGGAGATCCCTTATAGCCGAGAATAAGGATGTTCTGACCGCCGTCACACGTCATAGTTTTGTTTCCATGAACCAGCTTTTGATAATCGCTGAAGGTTCGGGGATGGCATTGAGCACACAAAGTATTGTATTTCATTTTTTCTTCTCTGGTAGCTAGGTTCATTGGAATTACTATTTCACCGTTCTTCAACTTCATTGGATTATCTACCTCGTGGCAGTTAGAACAGTAGAGTCCGGCATGCGCTCCTTTCGATAGGTCAACCTTGTGCACTTCAGAAACTTTCACATTTCCATTAACTTTCATGTTTAGGTGACAATAGGTACAAGGGTACGCTGGAGTATAGGCGGTTGAAGACGCTAAAGCTACTGATATGGCCAAGGCGATAGTCAGAACGGTTAGGCGATTCATTCTCCTCCCTCTCCCTTACGGGAGAGTATTAGTTTTATGCCTTATTACTTACCCTCTGAAAATTAACCTTCCAGTAGGTTATTACTATGGAGCTATCGAGCTATCTCCTTTAACCACTTCTCTAGTTTTTCGACAACTTCATCCCAACTTAACTTCTTAGCTTTTTCAAGCCCCTTTATCCCGTATTTATTGAGAACTTCATTGTAGTTTTCATATACGTATCTTAACTTAGCCTTCAGGTCTTCTAGATCCTTAAAAGTTATTGCCTCCTCCTCATTGATTGTGCCTATTTTCTTAAAGATTTCTGAAGCAATTACAGGCTTGCCGAACGCCATGCATTCGACTAGCGATAAACCGAATCCTTCGGAGTGAATTGATGGATTTACGCAAACGTCGGCTAATTCGTAGTAAGGGTTTACGCTCTTAGCGTTGGGAACTACCTTTACGATGTCGCCGTATTCCTTTCTTACTTCTCTAACCTTTTTAAGTACCTTTTCGAAATAAGCCGTGTCGCTTATCGTACCAACTAGCCACAACTTAGCCTTTTCCCTTGCTAGAGATTCTTTAAATGCGTCTATTAAATCGAGTTGGCCCTTATTCGGTGCAAACCTAGCTACTTGAACAACGTTAAAGAATCCGTTATCCCTCTTGACGTACTTAAAGGGTCCCTCGACTCCCTCTCCCCCAAGTACCCTAATTTTGCTCTCCGGTATCCCCAATTTCTCAACCAATAACCTCTTAGTATAGCTTAGTGGGACCACCACTAAATCGCTTTTCATTGCAGATGCTTTCATCAATAGCGACTTTGGTTTGTACTTCCAGCTACTTAGTTCCAATAAGCCAGCATCGTGAATTAGGTATATTGTAGGAAACTCTTCAAGAATAGGAGAAAATTCCGCCCAATAGGCATTGACAATTACTGCATCGGGCTTCAATTTCCTCAAAACCATAGGGGCCATGATAGAGAAGTAGACTGAACTTAACCACGTACCTTTGAATGGATCCCTTATCCCTATCACTTCTTCACTGTTGTCGCTAGCTAACGTAACTACTTTTACGTCGTGACCTCGGGCTTTCAGACGTTCAACTACCTTTTTAGCGAACTTCTCGGAACCTCCCTTAACGTAAGGCCAATATCTCCTCGTTACGTACGCTATTTTCACTAAACTAACCCTTTTGAGGAAAGAAAAAGAAACGTAATTTGTTTCAGTGCCACTAGGCGTTTAGCACCTTTCTAAGCCTCTTAGCTACTTCGTCAGCTTCTCCTTCTTTGTACTTGTAACCGGGGTATTCGAACTTAAGTTCGTTCTTATCGTATCTAGGAATTACGTGTACGTGGAAGTGCATTACCACTTGACCGGCCACTTCTTCAGCGTTAGTTAAGACGTTCACTCCCTTAGCTTGCAACGCTTTAATCGAGGCTTCAGCAATCTTCTTGGCTACAGTGAATACCTTTGCGACCACTTCCTCTGGAGCGTCGAGGATGTTCTTGTAATGCTTTTTAGGGACCACTAGCGTGTGTCCCGGAGCTACTGGGTTTATGTCTAAGAAGGCAATTACGTCTTCATCCTCGTAAACTATCCTCGCTGGTAGCTCGCCCTTTATTATCTTGCAGAAGACGCACTCCATGATACCATCCGGTAGTCTCTGTAGTGTAATGGAAGAAAAGCTTTTCACGTTGACCAAAGGAACTAGTTCTATGGCATTTAACGGACATACAATCTCGCAAATTCCGCATAGAGCGCATGGAGCAGTTTGATGGGCTTTTCCGTTTAAAATAGATATTGAATTAAAGGGACACAGCTCTACGCATCTACCGCATCCGTCGCATTCATCCGAAACCTTAACTAAAGCTAGGGTCTCGTGAAACATATCTCTTTCGAACACCTTCTTTCGCCTTGGTGTTCCACTAGTTTAGCTAACAAGTCCTCCTCATAGGGAACTCCGACGAATTCCACGTGACCATTAATTGATATGGATGGGACGCTCATTACGTTGTACTTGTCAGCTATGTCTTCGTTCTCATAGGCCTCCACGGTATCGGCTACAATACACTTCTTGCCTTGCTTATAAGATTCGTATGCGAACATATTGATTAGGAGGGCGGCATATGGGCAGTAAGGACATTGGGGCGTGACTACGTTTTCAATATAGAAGCAACCCTCTAATCTACCTATGCCCTCCTTCGTGCTTGGATCTAGACCGCTTTCTCCTTCAGAAATTCTTATAATGGTTTCGATAAGTCCCTTGATTTCCTCTCCTCCTGGAATTCCCGTATACCTTACGTAACCATCAACTAACAATACGGAAGGAACTCTGTCCACACCGTACTCCTTGAAAGCGTCCTTATCTTTATCAGCGTGAAAGACTTTATACGTTAGCAATGGCTTACCGTCCTTCTTCGGACTCTCTTCGCTAAATACTTGGATCATTTCAACTGTCGCTTTACAGTAAGGACAGTCATCTCCTATGAAGACTAAAACTTCTACGGGGTTTACCATATCTGCAAGTACTTCCCTTAACTCACTCCTTATCTCGGGCGTCCATTCTTGTTCGAACGACATTGCTTATCCCGCATTTGGCATTCAAAGCGCCTAGTTAAGAAGAAACCGGTAAGTAACTAGAGGTGGGAGATATAGGGTGCTGTTAAGAACCCACTGCGAGATAGCCGCTAGCGAAGTGGTACCAACAATTAGGGCAGCTGTCGTGTATTACTTACACAACCATTACAAGCTAAGTAACTACACAATAGCGAAACAAATAGGCACGTCGCCTTCAAGCGTAACAAACTACTTGAAAGACAGGAGAGGTAGGGGCGACTTAGTAAAGAAACTCTTAAGCGATCCAGAAATAGAGAAAATGATAAGGCTAATAGCTAAGAAGATAGCTGAAGGGGACACGAACCCCGAAGAATTGAGTAGCATGATGTGTGCCACTTGCAGGCTCGTAATGAGGAAATGGAAGAACTTCGAATGTATACCATTGCCAGAAAAGTGGTAAATTCAAGGCTTCCTTTCCCTTGGAACTATATATTCCTTGGGCGCAGCTTCAAAGGGTTCCAAGTACTTCCTGAGAACCTTCGGTATCTCAACTCTACCGTCTGGTAATTGGTAGTTCTCGAGGATGGCAGTGATGGTTCTGGTAGTTGCGAGAGCGGTTGAGTTCAACAAATGAACGTAATCGTGTTTCTTTCCTCCTTTTATCCTGTACCTAACGTTTAGCCTGTAGCTCTGCCAGTCGGTGCAATTGGAGGCGCTAACTAGTTCCCTATACCTACCTTGCGCTGGATACCAAACTTCAATATCGTACTTTTTAGCTGCCGGATATCCTAGTTCTCCTCCACATATGTTTACTACCCTATAAGGTAGGCCTAATCCCCTAACCAGTTCCTCAGCGTTCCTTATCAACTCTTCTAAGATATTCCAGCTTTCTTCAGGCTTGGAGTAAACGAACTGTTCGACCTTATGGAACTGATGCACCCTGAATATCCCCTTGAGATCTCTATTAGCCGCACCAGCTTCCTTTCTGAAGCAAGGACTAATCCCGACTAATTTTAACGGTAAGTCCTTCTCGTCAATTATTTCGTTTGCCTTATATGAAGCTAAGGGATGCTCTGCTGTAGCTATTAGGTATAAGTCCTCCCCCTCTATTTTGTAGATTGCGTCCTTAAAGGTTTCTATGTCAATAACTCCCATCAGATACTTGTACCTTATCATATAAGGGGGTTCGACTGCGATGAAGCCCTTTTTAGTTAAATTATCTAATGCATAAAGAATTAGAGCTAAGTCCAGCCATACTAAGTCTTGGAATAGGTAATAGAATCTCGATGAAGCCACCTGAGCTGCCTTGAAGGTGTCGCCCAACTTCAAAACTTCTTCAAGCATATCGGCATGAGGTATGGGTTTGTTATCTAACAGTTCGTATTCAATCTTGAATCCATACCGTTCCGTCTGGTGCTTGAACTGTTCTAGGTGCTCTTTCCATACTTTAGGCTTGCCCCAAAACCTAATGGGTTGATTGCTATCCTCATCACAGCCTTCAGGAACGCTTTCATGAACTAAGTTCGGTAGAGAGAGTAGTAGTTCCTCCCTCTTCTTCTCAAGCTCCTTCAATTCATTTTCTAGTTCCTCTTTTCGTGCAAGCAGCTTCTTGGCTTCTTCTATTAGTTTCTTCCTTTCTTCGGGAGAAGCTTTTGGAATAGATCTGGTTATTTTGTTGTGCTCGGCCCTTAGCTTTTCAACCTTCTGTAATACTTCTCTCCATTTCTTGTCTACTTCAATCGCTTCGTAGACCGGCCGAGGGTCAAGGCATCTCTTCTTCATTGACTCAATTAGCTTCTGTGGATCGTTCCTAAGGGCCTCTAGAATCGACCATGGCAATGCCTTATCTCCACCACCTACTTACAGTTGACCTTTAAAGAACTCCTTCAATTCCTCCCACTTTTCCTTAGAGCTGGGGCATTTCAATGGCATTTCTTGGATGTAACTCTTTTCTTGTTTCCACGCCAAATAGGCCTTGTGAAGCTCCCAACCCAGGTAGAGTGCGTGGGAAGGTTCCTTGACTAACCCCTTTGCAATGAGCGTTTTTCCAATCAAGTAGGGATCACCTTTTACTAAGTACTTCTCTCTTCCCCTAACGACGCTCGCCTTCACCCCATCTCCATCGATCCATATCCTAACTACGCTTTCCTCAAGAGGAAAGGATTGATCCCTTGCCTCTATTTCTTCGCCTTCTTCGAAGTAGATCAACCTATCTATTTTCTTCTCCTTTAGGATTAGTAGATCTGTTCCTAAGTCCTTTGGGGGAGTCTTTCTATGAAGTGAGATTGTTGACATAACTGAAGCAATGGCGCTTTCATACCAAGAGCTTCTCGCTTTATCACTCTCCTCAGTGACCATTACCAAGCTCACCCCCGATTCAGCTGCTAACTGAATCAGAGTCGCGTTAGTTCCTACGCTATCGAAATCAACGAGTTCAGTGAAGTTACTAATTCCCATTATAAGAGGGAGTTTGACTTTCTTGCTTAAGTCGTAATAGGCAATTAACGATGCTAACGTATTGGGAGGAGGCGAGAGAACGGGATCAATAAAGACCTTCTCGCTTTTTACTTCTCTCAAGTTCTCTAGGAGGGATTTAACCTTCTCCTCTGGACTAGATGGCCAGTAGCCCTTCTCTATATCGCCGGGTATCACAACTACAGCGTCACACTTAACCTTTCCTATCTTACTTCTATCTATCGAAAAAGCAACGTCGAAGCCCAGCTTACACCCTTCATTGAGTTCCTTCCAAAACATGGAATCTAATGCGACCACTTTGAAGTACTTCTCCGCGAGCTTCAGTAACGAAGGTAACTTGGAGGGGTTCGGGGAAGTTGAGGTAGAACCAATTACTACGAAGGAAGTTACTTCAGAAGCCTTCGAGAGTTTCTCCTCGAGATCGCCTTTATCCATCACTTCAGCAACCACTTTCACTGGTGGAGGTCTCAAGGGAACCTCGAATCCGTTCAAATCGAAGGCTTTCTCGAAGTCGATCGATTGAAGTTCCTTCGCTACCTCTTCTAAGACGTACTCCCTCAGCTCGTCTTCCAAGGGTTTATCGAAACTTAGCTTGTCCTCTAGTTCGTTCAGCTTCCTGATTGCTACCTTTAACTCGTTTAAAGTTTTAGTGCCTTTCAATACTTTAACTCCCAATTCCTCGGATATCGGTTTCAAGTCCCCCGGAATCATTCCCGATACTAAGACAAAGTCGAAAGACTTGACGTCTAATCCCCGTTTACCCAATTCCCTTAACAATTGCCTTTTGAGGGCGTTCGGAGTTAAGAGAGCTACTACGTCTACCGGCAAACCTAAAACTTCTATTCTATATTCGTTCGGTGCTTCCGAAACTATTTCCCTCACGGTTTCTTCAAGTCTCTTACTGGTTACGATTAGAACTCTTTTCAATGGGGTTACCGAAAGGCGGAAATAGGACAAGTGAATTAAAGCTCGAAGGTAATCATGAAGGTCGCTATTTTGATATTACTTCTATCAGTAATTGTCTTCCCTTGCATTGACGTACAAGTAGACGTCCAAGCCTTTCGGAACTACTCTCTAGTAAAAGTATCCTACGAATCTTCTTGTATTGGAGAATATGAAATTTCGTTTGAAACTAGTTCCCATGTTTACAGCTACTCGGGTAACGTTGTCGTACTTGGTAGTCGATACGTAGCGAAGGGGACGGGGTTTCCTGGTTTTGCAAGTGGTTTCAGTTTGAAATTGGTGGGTCCCCTAAAGGGAACGGTGGAAGCTAAATTCAATGGACTTCCTATTGCGAAGTACGCGATTGGTATAGGTAATTGCATTGTAGCTGGAGTCTCTAGGAGTACGTTCTTTGCGTTACAAGGGGAAGTGACTGTTACTTCCATAAACCTTTTTAATTACTGTAGGAAGCAAGTGAGAGTCGATGTCGAGGTTGAGGGAGGAGAACCTTTAAGGGAAGTGAGCTGGATATTCTGCTCAAAAGGTAAGGGTGAAGTCTCGTACCATAATGTTTGCGTTGAAGAAAAGTGCGTTGAATGGGAAGTTATAGGTGAGGTATGCTCTAAAAAGGTAAAGACTTGTAAGCTCACGCCCGAGGCGGGAGTGAGTTGCGAAGAGGAATGTATTGAAAAAGCTCCCGTGTATCAGTGCATTAAAAAGGAGTGTAACGTTAGCTACTTGCTACCTACTGAGACGAGGGAATGCATTGAATATTCTGGAACGAGCAGGGGAAGCGACTTCGAGGTTAGAGGTAACAAGATGGTTGCCGAGGTTTCCTTAGAGCCTGGGAAGGGTAAGAGCTTGATAGGATACTTGAAAGGTACTCCTATCCTAAAGGTTAATGTAAATGGCGAAGAAATAAAGTTGATCGCTTCCAGAAACGTTCAATCGCTTTACATATATCCTGAATTCGCGTTCTTCGTCGCAGTATCCCTTCTCTTGGCCTTGCTATCCCTTGTTGTTCTATAGGTAATATTCTCCAATAGACACAAACTTGTAAATTTACGTTAATTGTACTTTCTTGACTCTCTTCAGTTGCTTGACGTACTTAGACGCCTCCAATGCCGCAGTAGCTCCGTGACCAGCAGCAACGACTATCTGGAATCCTATACCAGTAACATCGCCGGCTGCAAAGACGCCCGGAACGTTCGTATGCATTCTAGGATCGACTTTGATGAATCCGGCCTTGTCTACTTCAATGCCAGCTCTCTTGAAGACCTCAGTAGTTGGTGCCTCGCCCGCAGAGATGAAGACGGCCCTAACCTCTATCTCTTTCTCCTCT is a genomic window containing:
- a CDS encoding glycosyltransferase family 4 protein — its product is MKIAYVTRRYWPYVKGGSEKFAKKVVERLKARGHDVKVVTLASDNSEEVIGIRDPFKGTWLSSVYFSIMAPMVLRKLKPDAVIVNAYWAEFSPILEEFPTIYLIHDAGLLELSSWKYKPKSLLMKASAMKSDLVVVPLSYTKRLLVEKLGIPESKIRVLGGEGVEGPFKYVKRDNGFFNVVQVARFAPNKGQLDLIDAFKESLAREKAKLWLVGTISDTAYFEKVLKKVREVRKEYGDIVKVVPNAKSVNPYYELADVCVNPSIHSEGFGLSLVECMAFGKPVIASEIFKKIGTINEEEAITFKDLEDLKAKLRYVYENYNEVLNKYGIKGLEKAKKLSWDEVVEKLEKWLKEIAR
- a CDS encoding HIT family protein is translated as MECVFCKIIKGELPARIVYEDEDVIAFLDINPVAPGHTLVVPKKHYKNILDAPEEVVAKVFTVAKKIAEASIKALQAKGVNVLTNAEEVAGQVVMHFHVHVIPRYDKNELKFEYPGYKYKEGEADEVAKRLRKVLNA
- the pdo gene encoding protein disulfide oxidoreductase, producing the protein MSFEQEWTPEIRSELREVLADMVNPVEVLVFIGDDCPYCKATVEMIQVFSEESPKKDGKPLLTYKVFHADKDKDAFKEYGVDRVPSVLLVDGYVRYTGIPGGEEIKGLIETIIRISEGESGLDPSTKEGIGRLEGCFYIENVVTPQCPYCPYAALLINMFAYESYKQGKKCIVADTVEAYENEDIADKYNVMSVPSISINGHVEFVGVPYEEDLLAKLVEHQGERRCSKEICFTRP
- a CDS encoding transcriptional regulator, producing the protein MLLRTHCEIAASEVVPTIRAAVVYYLHNHYKLSNYTIAKQIGTSPSSVTNYLKDRRGRGDLVKKLLSDPEIEKMIRLIAKKIAEGDTNPEELSSMMCATCRLVMRKWKNFECIPLPEKW
- the serS gene encoding serine--tRNA ligase; its protein translation is MPWSILEALRNDPQKLIESMKKRCLDPRPVYEAIEVDKKWREVLQKVEKLRAEHNKITRSIPKASPEERKKLIEEAKKLLARKEELENELKELEKKREELLLSLPNLVHESVPEGCDEDSNQPIRFWGKPKVWKEHLEQFKHQTERYGFKIEYELLDNKPIPHADMLEEVLKLGDTFKAAQVASSRFYYLFQDLVWLDLALILYALDNLTKKGFIAVEPPYMIRYKYLMGVIDIETFKDAIYKIEGEDLYLIATAEHPLASYKANEIIDEKDLPLKLVGISPCFRKEAGAANRDLKGIFRVHQFHKVEQFVYSKPEESWNILEELIRNAEELVRGLGLPYRVVNICGGELGYPAAKKYDIEVWYPAQGRYRELVSASNCTDWQSYRLNVRYRIKGGKKHDYVHLLNSTALATTRTITAILENYQLPDGRVEIPKVLRKYLEPFEAAPKEYIVPRERKP
- a CDS encoding dihydropteroate synthase-like protein; the protein is MKRVLIVTSKRLEETVREIVSEAPNEYRIEVLGLPVDVVALLTPNALKRQLLRELGKRGLDVKSFDFVLVSGMIPGDLKPISEELGVKVLKGTKTLNELKVAIRKLNELEDKLSFDKPLEDELREYVLEEVAKELQSIDFEKAFDLNGFEVPLRPPPVKVVAEVMDKGDLEEKLSKASEVTSFVVIGSTSTSPNPSKLPSLLKLAEKYFKVVALDSMFWKELNEGCKLGFDVAFSIDRSKIGKVKCDAVVVIPGDIEKGYWPSSPEEKVKSLLENLREVKSEKVFIDPVLSPPPNTLASLIAYYDLSKKVKLPLIMGISNFTELVDFDSVGTNATLIQLAAESGVSLVMVTEESDKARSSWYESAIASVMSTISLHRKTPPKDLGTDLLILKEKKIDRLIYFEEGEEIEARDQSFPLEESVVRIWIDGDGVKASVVRGREKYLVKGDPYLIGKTLIAKGLVKEPSHALYLGWELHKAYLAWKQEKSYIQEMPLKCPSSKEKWEELKEFFKGQL